The Syngnathus typhle isolate RoL2023-S1 ecotype Sweden linkage group LG1, RoL_Styp_1.0, whole genome shotgun sequence genome includes a window with the following:
- the znf711 gene encoding zinc finger protein 711, protein MDQGGGVLELHTQELKMPHAMIMQDFVAGMGGLAHIDGDHIVVSVPEGMLLSDVMTDEGILLEHGLEVEGLETQVVEGLETEVVEGLHADVEGLEAEVVDGLQTEVVELEAQVVEGLEGEVEVEGLEAHVVEGLETEVDVEDLEAHVVEGLEEEVEVEGLEAEVVEGLEVDVESLRSQDVDGHQIGNEDMVHSEHSVIMPENILGTEVAIEAALEHHHVLTSDLIQDANHHDDMSDQVFVAELLSDHQDNTLDHQLVAEGLMVTEANAETIIHQQLPSEGVPLQMDEDDDGRSSSEDYLMISLDEVGEKLDIGDTPLEISTEVMEDKDCKEDSTAEVIKVYIFKAEADDDLGGTEVITEDDYQNGHPDLEAASSGRLGVGRDKMVYMAVKKQPKIEEDDDDEDSDDDDDDDISKTIDQVKNGTATPFLQIREGLPPNRVLKPKAKKKKKGDIRQCQTAVIIGPDGMPLTVYPCHICGKKFRSRGFLKCHMKNHPDHLLKKKYQCTDCDFTTNKKISFHNHLESHKLLSHNSERSPEYTEYARRYHESSPLGSDKLIVKDRETKLHHCKYCDYETAEQGLLNRHLLAVHSKNFAHVCVECAKGFRHPSELKKHMRTHTGEKPYHCPHCEFRCADQSNLKTHIKSKHGADLPFKCSHCPQAYADARELQRHIEMVQGHKTHQCPHCEHKSTNSSDLKRHIISVHTKDFPHQCDVCEKGFHRPSELKKHAETHKGSKVHQCRHCNFNAPDTFTLSRHILSLHTKELPFKCKRCRRGFRQPAELKKHMKTHSGRKVYQCQYCEYNSTDASGFKRHVISIHTKDYPHRCDYCTKGFRRPSEKSQHIARHHKDMLM, encoded by the exons ATGGACCAAGGAGGCGGTGTGTTGGAGTTACACACACAGGAGCTGAAGATGCCCCACGCTATGATCATGCAAGACTTTG TTGCAGGGATGGGTGGCTTGGCACACATTGACGGCGATCACATCGTGGTGTCTGTGCCAGAGGGCATGCTTCTTTCTGATGTGATGACGGACGAGGGCATCCTCCTGGAGCACGGCCTGGAGGTGGAGGGTCTGGAGACTCAGGTCGTCGAAGGCCTGGAAACTGAAGTTGTCGAAGGTTTACACGCAGATGTCGAGGGTCTGGAGGCAGAGGTGGTTGATGGGCTACAGACAGAAGTGGTAGAGCTGGAGGCTCAGGTTGTGGAAGGCCTAGAAGGAGAAGTCGAGGTGGAGGGTCTTGAGGCACATGTAGTCGAAGGACTGGAAACCGAAGTCGATGTGGAGGACCTGGAAGCTCATGTTGTTGAGGGCCTTGAGGAGGAAGTGGAAGTGGAGGGCTTGGAAGCGGAGGTTGTGGAGGGTCTGGAGGTGGACGTCGAAAGCCTGCGCTCTCAGGACGTAGACGGCCATCAAATCGGCAATGAGGACATGGTTCACTCAGAACATAGTGTGATCATGCCGGAAAACATCCTAGGAACCGAGGTTGCGATAGAAGCGGCTTTAGAACACCACCACGTGCTAACCTCAGACCTTATCCAGGATGCCAACCACCACGATGACATGTCAGACCAGGTGTTTGTTGCAGAGCTTCTCTCGGACCACCAAGATAACACTCTAGACCATCAACTTGTCGCAGAGGGCTTGATGGTGACAGAAGCCAATGCGGAGACCATCATTCATCAGCAACTTCCATCTGAGGGGGTTCCCCTGCAGATGGATGAAGACGATGACGGCAGAAGCAGCTCCGAAGATTACCTCATGATCTCCC TGGATGAGGTGGGAGAGAAGCTGGACATAGGAGACACCCCTCTTGAGATTAGCACTGAGGTGATGGAAGACAAGGACTGCAAGGAAGACTCTACCGCAGAAGTCATCAAAGTCTACATTTTCAAGGCTGAGGCAGATGATGATTTGG GTGGAACAGAAGTGATAACTGAGGATGATtatcaaaatggccaccccgaTCTTGAAGCCGCTTCATCTGGAAGACTCGGAGTTGGCCGTGACAAGATGGTCTACATGGCAGTCAAGAAGCAGCCCAAAATTgaagaggacgacgacgacgaggacagtgatgatgatgatgatgatgacatca GTAAGACTATAGATCAAGTCAAGAATGGCACAGCGACACCATTTCTTCAAATTCGAGAGGGTTTACCCCCAAACCGTGTCCTCAAACCCAAAgccaagaaaaagaagaaaggggACATTAGGCAGTGTCAAACTG CTGTCATCATTGGGCCCGATGGCATGCCCCTGACAGTCTACCCATGCCACATATGCGGAAAGAAGTTCCGCTCACGAGGCTTCCTCAAATGCCACATGAAAAACCACCCGGACCACCTTTTAAAGAAGAAGTACCAATGTACAGACTGTGACTTCACCACCAACAAGAAGATCAGTTTCCACAACCATTTGGAGAGTCACAAGCTGCTGAGCCACAACAGCGAGCGCTCCCCGGAATACACGGAGTACGCCCGGCGCTATCATGAGTCCAGCCCGCTGGGCTCCGACAAGCTCATCGTCAAGGACCGCGAGACCAAGCTGCATCACTGCAAGTATTGCGACTACGAAACGGCAGAGCAGGGCCTTCTCAATCGCCACCTGCTGGCCGTGCACAGCAAGAACTTTGCGCACGTGTGCGTTGAGTGCGCCAAAGGGTTTCGCCACCCGTCCGAGCTAAAGAAACACATGCGGACCCACACGGGTGAGAAGCCCTATCACTGTCCGCACTGCGAATTTCGCTGTGCGGATCAGTCCAACCTTAAGACTCACATCAAAAGCAAGCATGGCGCAGACCTGCCCTTCAAGTGCAGCCACTGCCCGCAGGCGTACGCAGACGCACGGGAACTCCAGCGTCACATAGAGATGGTGCAAGGTCACAAGACGCACCAGTGTCCACACTGCGAACACAAGAGCACCAACTCCAGTGACCTGAAACGACACATCATCTCCGTGCACACCAAAGACTTTCCCCACCAGTGCGACGTGTGTGAGAAAGGCTTTCACAGGCCCTCCGAGTTGAAGAAGCACGCTGAGACGCACAAAGGGAGCAAGGTGCACCAGTGCCGGCACTGTAACTTCAACGCCCCTGACACGTTCACCCTGAGTCGCCATATTCTTTCCCTGCACACAAAGGAACTCCCGTTTAAGTGCAAGCGATGTCGGCGAGGCTTTCGGCAGCCGGCGGAGCTGAAGAAGCACATGAAGACGCACAGCGGCAGGAAAGTCTATCAGTGCCAGTATTGTGAGTACAACAGTACGGACGCTTCGGGTTTCAAGCGGCATGTCATCTCCATTCACACCAAGGACTACCCCCACCGCTGCGACTACTGCACCAAGGGCTTCAGGAGGCCTTCGGAGAAGAGCCAACACATAGCCAGACACCACAAAGACATGTTAATGTAA